The region GCGGACCGAGCCGGACGTGGGCCCGCTGTCGCCCGCGCGCACCCGGCTGTTCGTGCCGAGCAGGTTCTGGATGTGGTGGCCGTACTCGTGCGCGAGGACGTAGGCGCGTGCGAAGGGGCCGCCCCGCGCGCCGAACCGGGTCTCGAGCTCCTTGAAGAAGCTGAGGTCGATGTAGATCTCGGAGTCCCCGGGGCAGTAGAAGGGGCCGACGTCGGAGGTGGCGCTGCCGCAGCCACCCGTGCTCACCGAGCCTTCGAAGAAGTTGGTGCGCGGCGGGGTGTAGGTCTGGCCGGACCGGGCGAAGGTGTCCGACCAGTAGCCGTCGAGGGAGTTGACGACGGCGGTGACCTCGCACTCGAGGCTGGTGTTCGCGTCGGCGCCGGTGCGACAGGTCTCCGCGATCGCGGTGTTGTCCGCCGTCTGGCCCTGCTGCAGTCCCGACAGCCCGCCGGGGAGGGCGAAGCCGCCACCGGTCCCGGTGCCCCCTCCGCCGCCGAGTGCGGAGACGACGAAGAAGAGGATCAGCCCGACGATGCCCAGACCGCCGCCACCCACTGCGACACGGCCGCCGAGGCCGCCGCCACCCCCGCCGCCGGAGCCGCGCAGGTCGTCGATGCGGGACGTGTCGAGGTCCGCGTTCTCGTCGAACCGCATGGCCTGCTCCCTCCGTGCCGCCGGCCTCGTGCCCGGCGAGCCGAATCCCACCACAGATCGACTGGAGCGGTCGAACGCACCACCCCGCTACGCTCCGGGTATGACCGCGAACGTGCCGTCGCCGCAATGGCTCGACGACGAAGAGATGCGGTTCTGGCGTGCC is a window of Pseudonocardia sp. T1-2H DNA encoding:
- the ypfJ gene encoding KPN_02809 family neutral zinc metallopeptidase encodes the protein MRFDENADLDTSRIDDLRGSGGGGGGGLGGRVAVGGGGLGIVGLILFFVVSALGGGGGTGTGGGFALPGGLSGLQQGQTADNTAIAETCRTGADANTSLECEVTAVVNSLDGYWSDTFARSGQTYTPPRTNFFEGSVSTGGCGSATSDVGPFYCPGDSEIYIDLSFFKELETRFGARGGPFARAYVLAHEYGHHIQNLLGTNSRVRAGDSGPTSGSVRLELQADCYAGVWGNHATTTPTASGRPLITDVTQDDVNAALDTAERIGDDYIQSNLGGGRVDKSQFTHGTSAQREKWFTTGFRTGDPARCDTFGTNNLG